The Puntigrus tetrazona isolate hp1 chromosome 16, ASM1883169v1, whole genome shotgun sequence genome includes a region encoding these proteins:
- the LOC122360779 gene encoding histone-lysine N-methyltransferase ASH1L-like isoform X1, translating into MDKKRQKTTPRLEKEEQNKRTEDRKKMRKTKGAEPEASSKNIASEVKKQQQPILEELTDTKSDQSDGNLRMKIGVGAKRTKKPPKSLENFICRPTIRISQRLAHGDGHSSCGGEVSSSEIRAAKQSHREIQKKDRNDCISPKASTRLSVPLPTSSKKVDATPVITASKKGSSKHLRKTDSKSLLASDGPSYAVQPQTDSKVPLSDRITSSTLLKQTYSPPAASSPPSSSQQNSSAQDSTQVLNAQKKKGEDIPTVEATTSSLSSNDMNIQTSQESSSNAENESESTLLPVACSENLVKQTLCLPKKTRIRESNVDKVLNAKEKEDGDSSCSKNMNYIVTNSRSKENGLLHQQSPSVKTPLLLTASDKSAESATPENSTCTPELQESRGRNKKHTESEFMDDTRNTTIESAQAVAVQSKDGSRAGHAIDKNKKRSRHGANQEEDVQCSSQPPGCAESQFNSSVPSDEPPSHSKQNIMSQRKQKAVQVTKMENLGEKMELLKTANVSSTACKKISQKSNLKKISSIKSSKAMSTQQIKSRQVGQPSKSKQLQNSSTQSENFSFEPPPKKRGRPKMVRMEETPQDTKSQKSSTKFPILEHVNVPDPENGLKLPKPAPKSLGQPKCSTSVQKKISKSLDSVSGKKSAEGKLKPSLSKARDAQISRKRNRLIMKTIITNINKMRVKKKDKVLTQFLSGQSQSNKSDFAQKDNEGDADCSVSDGTHSLSSLVTSFGGKLGPQINISKRGTIYIGKRRGRKPKAQRETSGQDSEQVLGQKSQQVLTESSNQLNSWSTSGEHSHSFDGQSPLRSSSYSFKNPDSPSPSPSSLRRKLPLGTREYDQHSAPKVTSSQKVKAVHEEKSKPPSSSQSAPCPSATSQLGSVRIQDHRTTHLGRSVLMEQERLKYKCHRKGHNCMSHDKIRRHKHKCKKKYLQLRAKRQDPAFLAEIEELVVRLSEIRIVHHISSRGCGDEAKSGRKSGKGKAHPHVLQCLPQNLHHPTMFQINFSGYYSPQSEFSRDSLHYVGMADFKRNNGCSPQPGEHIVTHCPVVHKLGFPLSGGSCYHPPYKMPLSTTSFGFGLYRGYPPSATIYPSSPFLPSYVHPYSKNPILSPSKFHKRKHKFLRRDSLLCGGKPQGTYTNVTSHSPSDWFSRNSWQREDNREQVRDKRFVDDGLREREGKEGLLGQSKLRKDHFRRGTPSNPPRSSSTPSKQADKHKTSPLSYIGPAHLRPVSKVRWAEHQQPWRWRESTQVEQGNRVLNQGAGSGYQEDDDEGDEDLPSPPLADRAGHHHTFLRNPNLASSSYSRVAAQRRIGEVRSASRNLMRPGSSLMNDCSAGGIRTSESFQIGGSLFSEHFSARPSFNERQERGGKEKRASISKTPFQTNDIRPFSSCTASKNSLSHLSDSKNTTQNKSKQKHVKKPLKKKAPRGQEVTGSEVKRRGRGRPRKNPTPCFSPPLPPTPLHHEATDSPPKRKKGERDDFTVLSEIESMAQHEKKKRRKERDETRSSEAQVDEGEDTGLSQEPSHSDACSPYQDPSVCVNSQSEKRSDVLAEKIYEWAGLYSNVYKSENPTDLSSPVHTDCLDYDPEEHEHGLLPAPIHVGKYLRLKRIDFQLPYDIYQLCAKEKRPKKSRKTPRKMAPPNGSVDVMSRTQTEDGSCKHQKLSVTHDCVSDSLNRNVSPRPNTEEIGKETSETENIENNLPNQPDPPKQQEKGNDAENIPSPLLMMPLSCEERSFVLEHGIFLVRNYEKMRDRQALLLREEVTEREEENKEDRGSCQKGDQKGDLEDTSTKSGPAVCIAVKYRCLTHSSPQSENREGVEEGRSVQSKNLTQTLQGIYDVIVSHKGSSGQTLAAPLLNLCSRKRSGSAPVDLSTLQKQLLSGHYESLDSFHSDMLKVFLCAEKYYGCESSVGRDVRQLREVYHSAHQEASTGSFL; encoded by the exons ATGGATAAGAAAAGGCAAAAGACAACACCTAGACTGGAGaaagaagaacaaaataaaaggaCAGAAGACAGGAAGAAGATGAGAAAAACCAAAGGGGCTGAACCAGAAGCTTCCTCAAAGAATATTGCCAGTGAAGTTaagaagcagcagcagcctaTTCTGGAGGAGTTAACAGATACAAAGTCTGACCAGTCAGATGGAAATTTGAGAATGAAAATAGGGGTTGGAGCGAAACGGACAAAGAAGCCCCCAAAGAGCCTTGAGAACTTCATATGCAGGCCCACAATCAGAATCTCTCAGAGGCTTGCACATGGAGATGGTCATAGTTCATGTGGAGGTGAAGTCTCCAGTTCTGAGATCAGAGCAGCCAAGCAGTCACATCGTGAGATTCAGAAAAAAGATAGGAACGATTGCATTTCTCCAAAAGCATCCACAAGGCTGAGTGTCCCACTTCCCACTTCATCCAAAAAGGTTGACGCTACACCAGTCATTACAGCCTCTAAAAAG GGTTCATCAAAGCACTTGAGGAAGACTGACTCAAAGTCATTATTAGCATCAGATGGACCTTCGTATGCAGTTCAACCACAGACAGATAGCAAAGTACCTCTTTCAGATAGGATAACCTCCTCTACTTTGCTAAAGCAGACGTATTCACCTCCAGCTGcttcttctcctccttcctCGTCACAACAGAACTCGAGTGCACAAGACAGCACCCAAgttttaaatgctcaaaaaaaGAAGGGTGAAGATATCCCAACTGTAGAAGCAACGACCTCCTCCCTCAGTTCAAATGATATGAATATTCAGACATCTCAGGAGTCTTCTTCcaatgctgaaaatgaaagtgaaagcaCATTACTTCCAGTAGCATGCAGTGAGAATTTAGTAAAGCAAACTCTCTGCCTTCCAAAAAAGACTAGAATTAGGGAAAGTAATGTTGACAaggttttaaatgcaaaagagaaagaagatgGTGATTCCTCATGTTCCAAAAACATGAATTACATTGTAACTAATAGCAGGAGTAAGGAAAATGGTTTATTGCATCAGCAAAGTCCCTCTGTCAAGACACCATTGCTTCTTACTGCTTCCGACAAATCTGCAGAATCAGCAACTCCCGAGAACAGCACTTGTACGCCAGAGTTACAGGAGAGTAGAGGAAGGAATAAGAAGCATACTGAAAGTGAATTCATGGATGACACCAGAAATACCACTATAGAATCTGCTCAAGCTGTTGCTGTCCAGTCAAAAGATGGCAGCAGGGCGGGGCATGCCATTGACAAGAATAAGAAAAGATCTAGGCACGGTGCAAACCAGGAAGAAGATGTGCAGTGCTCCTCTCAACCCCCTGGGTGTGCAGAATCTCAGTTTAACAGTTCTGTTCCAAGTGATGAGCCACCTTCACATTCCAAACAAAACATCATGTCACAGAGGAAACAAAAAGCTGTTCAGGTGACTAAGATGGAAAATCTGGGCGAGAAGATGGAGCTGTTGAAGACTGCTAATGTTAGCTCTACTGCCTGTAAAAAGATTTCACAAAAAtcaaaccttaaaaaaatttcttccattaAGTCGTCAAAGGCTATGTCAACACAGCAGATTAAATCAAGACAAGTTGGACAACCTTCTAAATCTAAACAACTGCAAAATTCATCAACTCAATCAGAAAACTTTTCCTTTGAGCCCCCTCCTAAAAAAAGGGGTCGTCCAAAAATGGTCAGGATGGAAGAGACTCCTCAAGATACTAAGTCTCAGAAGTCTTCTACTAAATTCCCTATACTTGAACATGTAAATGTCCCTGATCCAGAGAATGGCCTGAAACTCCCAAAGCCAGCTCCCAAATCACTAGGTCAACCCAAATGTTCCACCTCTgtccagaaaaaaatatctaaatcatTAGACTCAGTATCAGGGAAGAAGAGTGCTGAAGGAAAACTCAAACCCTCCTTGTCTAAGGCTAGAGATGCTCAGATCAGCCGCAAACGAAACAGGTTGATAATGAAGACAATAATCACAAATATCAATAAGATGAGAGTAAAAAAGAAGGATAAGGTACTCACACAGTTCCTTTCAGGGCAAAGCCAAAGTAACAAATCAGATTTTGCTCAGAAAGACAATGAGGGTGATGCAGATTGTTCAGTTTCAGATGGAACGCATTCTTTATCCTCACTTGTTACTTCTTTTGGGGGAAAACTTGGTCCACAGATTAACATCAGCAAACGTGGGACTATCTACATAGGAAAAAGGAGAGGTCGTAAACCTAAAGCTCAAAGAGAAACTTCTGGTCAAGACTCAGAACAAGTTCTGGGTCAAAAGTCTCAGCAAGTCTTGACAGAGTCTTCTAATCAGTTAAACTCCTGGTCCACATCTGGTGAACATAGTCATTCATTTGATGGCCAGTCTCCTTTGCGCAGCTCTtcctattcatttaaaaatcctGATTCCCCTTCACCCAGTCCTAGTTCTTTACGAAGAAAGCTTCCTCTCGGCACTCGTGAATATGATCAACATTCTGCTCCAAAGGTAACCAGTTCCCAAAAGGTTAAAGCAGTGCACGAAGAGAAATCAAAACCTCCTTCCTCCTCACAATCTGCACCATGCCCTTCAGCCACATCCCAGTTAGGCTCTGTAAGGATTCAAGACCACAGAACTACACACCTTGGGCGATCAGTATTGATGGAGCAAGAAAGACTCAAATACAAGTGCCATAGAAAAGGTCATAATTGCATGAGTCATGATAAGATTAGGAgacataaacacaaatgtaaaaagaagTATCTTCAACTTAGGGCCAAAAGGCAAGACCCAGCCTTCCTGGCAGAAATTGAGGAGTTAGTGGTCAGACTTAGTGAGATTCGTATTGTACATCATATCTCATCACGAGGGTGTGGGGATGAAGCTAAATCTGGGAGGAAGAGTGGAAAAGGGAAAGCTCATCCTCATGTTCTTCAGTGTCTACCACAAAACCTTCATCATCCAACCATGTTTCAAATCAACTTCAGTGGTTACTACTCCCCTCAGTCAGAATTTTCTCGTGACTCTCTGCATTATGTCGGAATGGCAGATTTTAAGAGGAACAATGGATGTTCACCTCAACCAGGTGAACATATTGTCACACATTGCCCTGTAGTGCACAAACTTGGCTTCCCGCTGTCAGGAGGCAGTTGTTACCATCCACCATACAAAATGCCACTCTCTACCACTTCGTTTGGTTTTGGACTTTATAGAGGATACCCTCCGTCTGCAACTATATACCCTTCGTCACCCTTTTTACCCTCTTATGTGCACCCCTACTCCAAAAATCCCATTTTAAGCCCATCAAAGTTCCATAAAAGGAAGCACAAGTTTCTGAGACGTGACTCTCTACTTTGTGGCGGGAAACCACAGGGGACGTACACTAATGTAACATCTCATTCCCCTAGTGACTGGTTCAGTAGAAATAGCTGGCAAAGAGAAGACAACAGAGAGCAGGTTAGAGATAAAAGGTTTGTGGATGATGGGcttagagaaagagaaggaaaagaagGTTTGCTAGGACAAAGTAAGCTCAGAAAAGACCATTTCAGAAGGGGTACGCCCTCAAATCCCCCCCGCTCTTCCTCAACACCCTCAAAACaagcagacaaacacaaaacttcACCACTTTCATATATAGGACCTGCACATCTGAGGCCGGTATCAAAAGTTAGATGGGCAGAGCATCAGCAGCCATGGAGGTGGAGAGAAAGCACTCAGGTAGAGCAGGGGAACAGGGTTTTAAACCAAGGAGCTGGATCAGGGTACCAAGAGGACGACGATGAAGGTGATGAAGACCTACCATCACCTCCCCTAGCAGACAGAGCTGGCCACCATCACACTTTCCTGAGGAACCCCAACCTTGCTAGTAGTTCGTACAGTCGAGTGGCAGCTCAAAGGAGGATTGGTGAAGTTCGGTCTGCTTCAAGAAACTTAATGAGACCTGGAAGCTCATTGATGAATGATTGCTCAGCTGGAGGCATAAGAACATCAG AGAGCTTCCAGATTGGCGGTTCACTCTTCTCTGAGCACTTCTCCGCCAGACCCTCTTTTAATGAACGtcaagagagaggaggaaaagagaaaagagccAGCATCAGCAAAACACCCTTTCAGACCAACGATATCAGGCCTTTTTCCTCTTGTACCGCCTCCAAAAACAGCCTTTCTCATTTAAGCGATTCTAAAAATACGACGCAGAACAAAAGTAAACAGAAACATGTCAAAAAGCCTCTTAAGAAAAAGGCTCCCAGAGGTCAAGAGGTCACAGGAAGTGAGGTGAAGAGAAGAGGACGAGGTCGACCGAGAAAAAACCCCACACCATGTTTTTCTCCACCTTTACCTCCCACACCTTTGCATCATGAAGCCACAGATTCTCCTCCCAAACGTAAAAAAGGTGAAAGAGATGACTTCACAGTACTCAGTGAGATTGAATCCATGGCTCAacatgagaaaaagaaaagacggaaagaaagagatgaaacGCGGAGCAGTGAAGCGCAGGTAGATGAAGGAGAAGACACAGGTCTGAGCCAAGAGCCTTCACACAGCGACGCATGCTCACCTTACCAGGATCCATCAGTGTGTgtaaacagccaatcagagaagaGGTCAGACGTGCTAGCTGAAAAGATATATGAGTGGGCGGGGCTTTACTCAAATGTGTATAAAAGCGAGAA CCCCACAGATCTGTCCTCTCCGGTACACACAGACTGTCTTGACTATGATCCTGAAGAACATGAGCATGGTCTACTTCCTGCACCTATACACGTAG gaaaGTATCTGAGGCTGAAACGGATTGACTTTCAGTTGCCCTATGACATATATCAACTGTGTGCAAAGGAAAAG CGTCCAAAAAAGTCACGAAAAACCCCAAGAAAGATGGCCCCACCCA ATGGATCTGTTGATGTAATGTCTCGCACTCAGACCGAAGACGGTTCCTGTAAACATCAGAAGCTCAGTGTGACTCATGACTGCGTTTCTGACAGCCTTAATag GAATGTCAGTCCTAGACCTAATACAGAAGAGATTGGAAAAGAAACGAGTGAAActgaaaacattgaaaataatctTCCCAATCAACCCGACCCTCCAAAACAGCAG GAGAAaggcaatgatgctgaaaatatccCCTCCCCTCTCCTGATGATGCCCTTGTCTTGTGAGGAGAG GAGCTTCGTCTTGGAGCATGGCATTTTTCTGGTGAGAAACTATGAGAaaatgagagacagacaggcatTGCTCCTGAGAGAGGAGGTGACAGAGCGAGAGGAAGAAAACAAAGAAGATAGAGGGAGCTGCCAGAAGGGGGATCAGAAAGGGGATCTCGAAGACACCAGCACTAAGTCAGGTCCAGCAGTGTGTATAgctgtaaaat